Proteins from a genomic interval of Deltaproteobacteria bacterium:
- a CDS encoding type II toxin-antitoxin system PemK/MazF family toxin, producing MVFQNKEIPRRGEIWLVNFNPSIGSEIKDQHPALVVSVDELNESPWGLIVVCPITTIRKDKIFRLHVLISPPEGGIKHDSIIRCDQIKSISVYRFLKRWGSVDEEVIRKVDYILKKILNL from the coding sequence ATGGTTTTTCAAAATAAAGAAATTCCCCGAAGGGGTGAGATATGGTTGGTCAATTTTAATCCTTCAATAGGTTCTGAGATAAAAGACCAGCATCCGGCACTTGTAGTTTCCGTAGATGAACTGAACGAGAGTCCGTGGGGACTGATTGTTGTATGTCCGATTACAACTATCAGAAAAGACAAGATATTCAGATTGCACGTTCTTATATCACCACCAGAGGGCGGCATAAAACATGATTCGATTATACGATGTGATCAAATAAAATCTATTTCTGTTTACCGATTTCTAAAAAGGTGGGGAAGTGTAGACGAGGAAGTGATACGAAAGGTAGATTATATCTTAAAGAAGATACTGAATCTGTAG